A DNA window from Planctomycetota bacterium contains the following coding sequences:
- the leuS gene encoding leucine--tRNA ligase: MTELETPFRYDAAFADGLERKWQAWWEERRSFQARNPGEPGFDATKPKFYVLDMFPYPSGAGLHVGHPVGYIGTDIVARAKRMKGFNVLHPMGWDAFGLPAEQYAVQTGVHPRLTTSAAIKTFRQQLKRFGFSYDWSREFATIDPDYVRFTQWIWLQCWNAWYDEKARRARPIEELKKEFESGARRVELANKATKLWNDCTPGERREAIDAKRLTYLGEQLVNWCPKLGTVLANEEVVDGKSERGGFPVMRKPLKQWMFRITAYAERLLNDLKLVEWPESTRTQQAEWIGRSEGAEIHFKVRAAGGASSSANAKTPAGNAAVFPDLTVFTTRPDTLFGATYMVVAPEHPLVKLASAHAGGAAQQEIVAYVEAARHRSDIDRQSEGKAKTGVFTGLCAVNPATGEDIQIWTADYVLMNYGTGAIMAVPAHDQRDFEFARAFKLPMRTVVIAPSVVPAEDGAAYGGEGIATSSSNAEVSLDGLATAQAKEKIIAWLETKGLGRKRVNFRLRDWLFSRQRYWGEPFPVVFDPQGMPFAISEKALPVRLPELEDFKPTESETPRPLLGKAAEWIRTTAGAAGVSAEDLPPETPVTREANTMPNWAGSCWYYLRYCDPKNTKRFVSPEAEKYWMGKQGVDLYVGGSEHAVLHLLYARFWHKVLFDLGHVSTPEPFARLFHQGLITSFAYQRDDGTLVAADAVEESGEGKFLEKATKKPVKQVVAKMSKSLKNVVNPDDVIANFGADTFRLYEMSMGPLEASKPWNTRDIAGSFRFLQRAWRLAVDEHTGELLLAAEADPAIEKLLHRATKKVGEDIDRLAFNTAIAALIEVVNAATRSTSSSNAPQGGLTRDQLIRFVKLLAPFAPHFCEEIWSKLGEREALACAPWPAFDAALLVDDEVELAVQLSGKVKTHLRVPSSADAASIERMALAEPKILELLAGRAPKKIIIVPGRLINIVA; the protein is encoded by the coding sequence ATGACCGAACTGGAGACTCCATTTCGCTACGACGCCGCCTTCGCCGATGGACTCGAGCGCAAGTGGCAGGCGTGGTGGGAGGAGCGGAGGTCATTCCAGGCGCGGAATCCGGGCGAGCCGGGCTTCGACGCCACCAAGCCCAAGTTCTACGTGCTCGACATGTTCCCCTATCCCTCGGGGGCGGGCCTGCATGTGGGCCATCCCGTCGGGTACATCGGCACCGACATCGTGGCCCGTGCCAAGCGCATGAAGGGATTCAACGTGCTTCATCCGATGGGATGGGACGCGTTCGGCCTGCCCGCCGAGCAGTACGCCGTGCAGACCGGAGTGCATCCGCGGCTCACCACCAGCGCCGCCATCAAGACCTTCCGCCAGCAGTTGAAGCGATTCGGCTTCTCCTACGACTGGAGCCGCGAGTTCGCCACGATCGATCCCGACTATGTGCGCTTCACGCAGTGGATCTGGCTGCAATGCTGGAACGCCTGGTACGACGAGAAGGCCAGGAGGGCGCGACCGATCGAGGAGTTGAAGAAAGAGTTCGAGTCCGGCGCACGCCGCGTCGAGCTGGCGAACAAGGCAACGAAGTTGTGGAACGACTGCACGCCGGGCGAGCGGCGCGAGGCCATCGATGCGAAGCGCCTCACCTATCTGGGTGAGCAGCTGGTGAACTGGTGCCCGAAATTGGGCACCGTGCTGGCCAACGAGGAAGTGGTCGACGGCAAGAGCGAGCGCGGCGGCTTCCCCGTCATGCGCAAGCCGCTCAAGCAATGGATGTTCCGCATCACCGCCTACGCGGAGCGATTGTTGAACGACTTGAAGCTGGTCGAATGGCCGGAGAGCACGCGCACGCAGCAGGCGGAATGGATCGGACGCAGCGAGGGGGCGGAGATTCATTTCAAGGTCCGCGCGGCAGGCGGAGCATCGAGCTCCGCGAATGCCAAGACTCCCGCTGGAAATGCGGCGGTTTTCCCCGATCTCACGGTTTTCACCACGCGTCCCGACACGCTCTTCGGCGCCACCTACATGGTGGTCGCGCCGGAGCATCCGCTGGTCAAGCTGGCCAGCGCGCACGCGGGCGGCGCCGCGCAACAAGAAATCGTCGCCTACGTCGAGGCCGCGCGGCATCGCTCTGACATCGACCGGCAATCCGAGGGCAAGGCGAAGACGGGCGTCTTCACCGGGCTCTGCGCGGTGAATCCCGCCACCGGCGAGGACATTCAAATCTGGACCGCTGACTACGTGCTGATGAACTACGGCACGGGCGCCATCATGGCGGTGCCCGCGCATGATCAGCGCGACTTCGAGTTTGCCCGGGCCTTCAAGCTGCCGATGCGCACAGTGGTGATCGCACCGAGCGTCGTGCCGGCGGAAGATGGCGCGGCCTACGGCGGCGAAGGAATCGCGACCTCAAGCAGCAACGCGGAAGTGTCGCTCGACGGTCTTGCGACAGCGCAGGCGAAGGAAAAAATCATCGCCTGGCTCGAGACGAAGGGCCTGGGCCGCAAGCGCGTCAACTTCCGCCTTCGCGACTGGCTCTTCAGCCGGCAGCGCTATTGGGGCGAGCCCTTCCCTGTGGTCTTCGATCCCCAGGGCATGCCCTTCGCGATTTCCGAGAAGGCACTGCCCGTGCGCCTGCCCGAGCTGGAGGATTTCAAGCCCACCGAAAGCGAGACGCCGCGGCCGCTCCTTGGCAAGGCCGCGGAATGGATCCGCACCACCGCCGGCGCCGCGGGCGTGAGCGCCGAGGATCTGCCGCCGGAGACACCGGTGACGCGCGAGGCCAACACCATGCCCAACTGGGCGGGCTCCTGCTGGTATTACCTGCGTTACTGCGACCCGAAAAACACCAAGCGATTCGTCAGCCCCGAGGCGGAGAAGTACTGGATGGGCAAGCAGGGCGTCGACCTCTACGTCGGGGGCTCCGAGCACGCGGTGCTGCATCTGCTCTATGCCCGCTTCTGGCACAAGGTGCTCTTCGACCTGGGCCATGTCTCCACGCCCGAGCCCTTCGCCCGACTTTTCCACCAGGGTTTGATCACCAGTTTTGCATACCAGCGCGACGATGGCACGCTGGTCGCCGCCGACGCGGTGGAGGAGAGCGGCGAAGGCAAGTTCCTGGAGAAGGCCACCAAGAAGCCGGTGAAGCAGGTGGTGGCCAAGATGAGCAAGAGCCTGAAGAACGTGGTGAATCCGGATGACGTCATCGCCAACTTCGGCGCCGACACCTTCCGCCTCTACGAGATGTCCATGGGTCCGCTCGAGGCCTCCAAGCCCTGGAACACACGCGACATCGCCGGCAGCTTCCGCTTTCTCCAGCGCGCCTGGCGCCTCGCCGTGGACGAACACACCGGAGAACTGCTGCTCGCCGCTGAAGCGGACCCCGCCATCGAAAAGTTGCTGCACCGCGCCACAAAGAAAGTCGGCGAAGACATCGACCGCCTCGCCTTCAACACCGCCATCGCGGCGCTGATCGAAGTGGTCAACGCCGCAACGCGATCGACCTCGTCGTCGAATGCGCCGCAAGGCGGCCTGACGCGAGACCAACTGATCCGCTTCGTCAAGCTGCTCGCGCCGTTCGCGCCGCACTTCTGCGAGGAGATCTGGAGCAAGCTTGGCGAGCGCGAGGCTCTGGCCTGCGCGCCCTGGCCCGCCTTCGACGCCGCGCTGCTGGTCGACGATGAGGTCGAGCTCGCCGTGCAGCTCTCCGGCAAGGTAAAGACGCATCTGCGCGTTCCCTCGTCCGCCGACGCGGCCAGCATCGAGCGCATGGCGCTGGCCGAACCCAAAATCCTGGAGCTGCTCGCCGGCCGCGCCCCGAAGAAGATCATCATCGTCCCCGGCCGCCTGATCAACATCGTGGCGTAG